One Vicia villosa cultivar HV-30 ecotype Madison, WI unplaced genomic scaffold, Vvil1.0 ctg.000063F_1_1_1, whole genome shotgun sequence genomic region harbors:
- the LOC131623380 gene encoding peroxidase RIP1-like, with the protein MAFHHIQYLFVLLMSTFLTIQSHEELTPDFYNEVCPQALPIIHSIVFQKLNSKPRMGAHLLRLHFHDCFVNGCDGSVLLDDTPNFIGEKNAVSNIDSLKGYMLVDVMKAAVDKACKRPVVSCADILAIAARDSVSILGGRSYWYDVPLGRRDARDAIKKDADFYLPSQLFNFSQLLSNFDLQGLNLKDLVALSGAHTIGMAKCSSFKERIYNDTNIDHDFAVSMQENCPIKGGDENFEPFDHVTPNKFDNSYYKNLINKKGLLHSDQELFKGDDGSESDKLVRLYSRNPHAFARDFKASMIKMGNIKPLTGIFGEIRTDCSKVNSYLQGINE; encoded by the exons ATGGCTTTTCATCATATCCAATATTTGTTTGTTCTCTTAATGTCCACATTTCTCACAATTCAATCTCATGAAGAACTAACTCCTGATTTTTACAATGAAGTTTGTCCTCAAGCATTGCCAATCATTCACTCAATTGTTTTCCAAAAACTTAACTCTAAACCACGCATGGGAGCACATTTACTCCGCTTGCATTTCCATGACTGTTTTGTCAAT GGTTGTGACGGATCGGTTCTGCTCGACGACACTCCTAACTTCATAGGTGAAAAGAATGCAGTCTCAAATATTGATTCTCTTAAAGGCTATATGTTGGTTGATGTAATGAAAGCCGCGGTTGACAAAGCTTGCAAGCGTCCGGTTGTATCATGTGCAGATATATTAGCCATTGCAGCTCGCGATTCCGTCTCCATT TTGGGAGGTCGAAGCTATTGGTACGATGTGCCACTAGGAAGAAGAGATGCAAGAGATGCTATAAAGAAAGATGCGGATTTTTATCTTCCTTCACAACTTTTCAATTTCTCTCAACTTCTCTCTAATTTCGACCTTCAAGGCCTAAACCTTAAAGATCTCGTAGCACTCTCCGGTGCTCACACAATTGGAATGGCGAAATGTTCTAGTTTTAAGGAAAGGATTTACAATGACACAAACATAGATCACGATTTCGCAGTTTCCATGCAAGAAAATTGTCCTATAAAGGGCGGTGATGAAAATTTTGAACCATTTGATCATGTCACTCCTAATAAGTTTGATAATTCATATTACAAAAACTTGATTAATAAGAAAGGTTTACTACATTCTGATCAAGAGCTCTTTAAAGGTGATGATGGTAGTGAAAGTGATAAATTGGTGAGACTTTATAGTAGAAATCCACATGCTTTTGCTAGAGATTTTAAAGCTTCTATGATTAAGATGGGTAATATAAAGCCTCTTACCGGAATCTTCGGAGAGATTAGAACAGATTGTAGCAAAGTTAACTCATATTTACAAGGTATAAATGAGTGA
- the LOC131623379 gene encoding protein NETWORKED 4A-like — MTHKKSAKRSLTSEMDRNVRQMMKLIEDNGDSFAQKAEMYYQKRPELISLVEEFYRGYRSLVERYDPAAGDLWKNIPSDLQSQASGGVSDNGSEPPSSSWPSPSPRKMVRRISGTRAPGFDFFLGSGGNNNGYDSSCQKDGDACSTLSDSDDEYDDASSFYSYLGFFGNASDNGMTKRVIELEIELREAQDKILVYEQQEQEHSEDGVKINAYEQELKIVNEKLKLSQEKIHKLEIEVEKNKSIESSVHLDDDTCSKPGQDRSEVDLCAISTNELSTSTEEDLKMKRELKFFEDELRLANERHEQLQDQLNLAHKETATWKTKFNSEKRDNIELQERVARLKTSLSEREQEIKDLKAVLSETEQKNLFEKSQLKTEVCKLFEQHNHMEEKLRDEIEMLRREIYERKDNIKDLNARLGGLILERDNLNEEVGLLKEEMNSRVKQIEKANRHVVELESKEQELEDEIERQKIEIIEGAEEKREAIRQLCFSLEHYRNGYNVYKKAFIGHKRFPLMAS, encoded by the coding sequence ATGACTCACAAGAAATCAGCAAAGAGATCTCTAACATCCGAAATGGATCGAAATGTTCGACAAATGATGAAACTAATTGAAGACAATGGAGATTCATTTGCACAGAAAGCTGAAATGTATTACCAAAAGAGACCAGAATTGATTTCCCTTGTGGAAGAGTTTTACCGCGGTTATCGATCATTAGTTGAACGTTACGACCCTGCTGCAGGTGATTTGTGGAAAAACATACCTTCTGATCTTCAATCTCAAGCCTCGGGTGGTGTTTCTGATAACGGTTCCGAACCACCTTCTTCTTCTTGGCCTTCTCCTTCTCCTAGGAAAATGGTACGTAGAATATCGGGCACACGCGCTCCAGGGTTCGATTTCTTTCTTGGTTCTGGTGGAAATAATAACGGTTATGATTCGTCATGTCAAAAAGATGGTGATGCATGTTCTACTTTGTCAGATAGCGATGATGAATACGACGATGCTTCGTCTTTCTATAGTTATTTGGGTTTCTTTGGGAATGCAAGTGATAATGGCATGACTAAAAGGGTAATTGAATTGGAAATCGAGTTGCGTGAGGCACAAGACAAGATTTTAGTATatgaacaacaagaacaagaacatagTGAAGATGGTGTCAaaatcaatgcatatgaacaAGAATTGAAGATTGTAAATGAAAAGTTGAAGCTTTCACAAGAGAAAATTCATAAACTTGAGATCGAGGTTGAAAAAAATAAGTCAATAGAATCATCGGTTCATTTAGACGATGATACTTGTTCCAAACCAGGTCAAGACCGATCGGAAGTGGACCTTTGCGCCATCAGTACTAACGAATTATCAACATCAACCGAAGAGGATCTTAAGATGAAAAGGGAACTCAAATTCTTTGAAGATGAGCTTAGATTGGCAAATGAGAGACATGAACAATTGCAGGATCAACTTAACTTGGCTCACAAGGAAACTGCTACATGGAAAACTAAGTTCAATTCTGAGAAGAGAGATAACATTGAGCTTCAAGAAAGGGTTGCAAGATTGAAAACAAGTCTTTCAGAAAGAGAACAAGAGATCAAGGATTTAAAAGCCGTTTTGTCCGAGACGGAacagaaaaacttgtttgaaaaatCACAATTAAAGACTGAAGTGTGTAAATTGTTTGAACAACATAATCACATGGAagagaaactccgagatgaaatTGAGATGTTGAGGCGAGAGATTTACGAAAGAAAGGATAATATCAAAGATCTTAATGCGAGACTTGGAGGTTTGATATTAGAGAGAGATAATCTCAATGAAGAAGTTGGTTTACTCAAAGAAGAGATGAATTCAAGAGTCAAGCAGATTGAAAAGGCAAATAGACATGTGGTAGAACTAGAATCAAAAGAACAGGAACTAGAAGATGAGATTGAGAGGCAAAAGATTGAGATAATAGAAGGAGCTGAAGAGAAACGCGAGGCGATAAGACAGTTATGCTTTTCACTTGAGCACTATCGAAATGGATATAATGTTTATAAGAAGGCATTCATAGGTCACAAGAGGTTTCCACTCATGGCATCCTAA
- the LOC131623381 gene encoding phosphoribosylglycinamide formyltransferase, chloroplastic-like translates to MEIQHIVSGFSSKLSHTPSTPIGKQLFSLKSPLLSSSYPSLQSQNFEVLSGACNPINIAKKGGCYSSRRRVWCSSTSRDIADPNKGHEVKAQVIGRRKKLAVFVSGGGSNFKAIHEASKRGSVHGDIIVLVTNKSECGGAEYAGNNDIPVILFPKAKEESEGLCPNDLVDTLRRLEVDFILLAGYLKLIPVELIRAYERSIFNIHPSLLPAFGGKGHYGMKVHKAVIASGARFSGPTIHYVDEHYDTGRILAQRVVPVLANDTAEDLSARVLREEHRLYVEVVEALCEDRIVWRKDGVPLIQSKENPNETY, encoded by the exons ATGGAAATTCAACATATTGTTTCtgggttttcttcaaaattatCACACACACCATCAACTCCAATTGGAAAGCAACTTTTCTCTTTGAAATCCCCTTTACTTTCTTCTTCATACCCTTCTCTTCAGTCCCAGAATTTCGAGGTTTTGAGTGGGGCTTGTAACCCTATCAACATTGCAAAAAAAGGCGGATGTTATAGCTCTAGGAGGAGAGTATGGTGCAGCAGTACTAGCAGGGATATTGCAGATCCAAACAAGGGGCACGAGGTGAAAGCTCAGGTCATAGGGAGAAGGAAAAAGCTGGCTGTGTTTGTGTCGGGTGGAGGATCTAACTTCAAAGCGATTCACGAGGCATCCAAAAGGGGATCGGTTCATGGAGATATCATTGTATTGGTTACGAATAAAAGCG AGTGTGGAGGTGCTGAGTACGCAGGAAATAATGATATACCAGTTATATTGTTCCCTAAAGCAAAGGAAGAATCTGAAGGATTATGTCCTAATGACCTTGTTGATACACTAAG GAGATTGGAGGTTGATTTTATTCTTTTAGCTGGATACCTCAAACTTATACCAGTGGAACTGATCCGTGCTTATGAAAGATCAATATTTAACATTCATCCATCACTTCTTCCAGCTTTTGGTGGCAAGGGCCACTATGGTATGAAGGTACATAAAGCAGTAATTGCTTCTGGCGCAAG ATTTTCAGGTCCTACAATTCATTATGTGGATGAACACTACGACACAGGGCGTATCCTTGCCCAGCGTGTCGTCCCCGTGCTTGCTAACGATACTGCAGAAGACTTGTCTGCCAGGGTTTTAAGAGAG GAACACCGATTATATGTTGAGGTGGTAGAGGCTTTATGTGAAGACAGAATAGTTTGGAGGAAAGATGGGGTTCCGCTCATCCAAAGCAAAGAAAATCCTAATGAAACTTATTGA
- the LOC131623382 gene encoding eukaryotic translation initiation factor 2 subunit beta-like, which yields MADEAQIDVKEEVPDIAPFDPTKKKKKKKPAVVDLDDDSVDKLAEKTENLSVSEGFDSTLAGAKKKKKKPVEISNLIEESTDAINEDLDDHAEEDGQEAVSLQPRYPWEGSDRDYQYEELLGRVFNILRENNPELAGDRRRTVMRPPQVLREGTKKTVFVNFMDLCKTMHRQPDHVMAFLLAELGTSGSLDGQQRLVVKGRFAPKNFEGILRRYVNEYVICLGCKSPDTILSKENRLFFLRCEKCGSGRSVAPIKAGFVARVGRRTAGGT from the exons ATGGCAGATGAAGCACAAATTGATGTGAAGGAGGAGGTTCCTGAT ATTGCACCATTTGATCCtacgaaaaagaagaagaaaaagaagcctgcagttgtagatcttgatgatGATTCAGTAGACAAGTTGGCTGAGAAGACAGAAAATCTGTCAg TTTCTGAGGGGTTTGATAGTACATTAGCTGGtgcaaaaaagaagaaaaagaagcct gTTGAAATCAGTAACTTAATTGAAGAGAGTACTGATGCTATAAATGAAGATTTGGATG ATCATGCCGAAGAAGATGGCCAAGAGGCTGTTTCCTTGCAACCTCGTTACCCTTGGGAAGGGAGTGACCGTGATTATCAATACGAGGAG CTTTTGGGCAGAGTGTTTAACATTCTACGCGAGAATAATCCAGAACTTGCTGGAGACCGGCGAAGGACTGTTATGAGGCCTCCACAAGTGCTCCGTGAGGGCACAAAGAAAActgtttttgtgaattttatggaCCTTTGCAAAAC GATGCATCGGCAGCCAGATCATGTCATGGCTTTCTTGCTTGCGGAATTGGGTACGAGTGGTTCTCTAGATGGACAGCAGAGATTAGTTGTGAAGGGAAGGTTTGCACCAAAGAATTTTGAAGGAATTTTGCGTCGATACGTCA ATGAATATGTCATTTGCCTTGGATGCAAAAGTCCCGACACAATACTTTCTAAGGAAAACCGTTTGTTCTTTCTCCGGTGTGAAAAG TGTGGTTCAGGAAGATCAGTTGCACCGATCAAGGCTGGTTTTGTTGCTCGTGTTGGCCGTAGAACTGCAGGGGGGACATGA